A DNA window from Mesorhizobium sp. C432A contains the following coding sequences:
- a CDS encoding cold-shock protein has protein sequence MATGTVKWFNATKGFGFIQPDDGSADVFVHISAVERAGMRDIVEGQKLGYEMTRDNKSGKMSADQLKAA, from the coding sequence ATGGCCACCGGCACAGTGAAATGGTTCAACGCCACCAAAGGTTTTGGTTTTATTCAGCCTGACGACGGCTCCGCCGACGTTTTTGTCCACATCTCGGCCGTAGAGCGCGCCGGCATGCGTGACATCGTCGAGGGTCAGAAGCTCGGCTACGAGATGACCCGCGACAACAAGTCGGGCAAGATGTCCGCCGACCAGTTGAAGGCGGCCTGA
- a CDS encoding YciI family protein: protein MAGNDGPRETTAPTIFHCRLIPPRPDFAFTLTEEERELMGRHADYLRGKLAEGTMILAGPVADPAGPWGLLILRVGSEAEARAVTDGDPVSNSGRGFRYEILPLISAIL from the coding sequence ATGGCCGGCAATGATGGACCGCGTGAGACTACCGCGCCAACAATCTTCCACTGCCGGCTGATCCCGCCTCGGCCGGACTTCGCCTTCACCCTGACGGAGGAGGAGAGGGAGTTGATGGGCCGGCATGCCGACTATCTGCGCGGCAAGCTTGCCGAGGGCACCATGATCCTGGCCGGGCCGGTCGCCGACCCGGCCGGCCCTTGGGGTCTGCTGATCCTGCGTGTCGGCAGCGAAGCCGAGGCAAGAGCGGTCACCGACGGCGATCCGGTGTCGAACTCCGGCCGTGGTTTCCGCTACGAGATCCTGCCGCTGATCAGCGCGATCCTGTAG
- a CDS encoding glutathione S-transferase family protein, which yields MAEFTLIIANKCFSSWSLRPWVAMKHLEIPFEEGFVRLRTPETFANLAKVSPTGLVPVLNHNGRIVWETLAILEYLADLFPEKKLWPQDIGARALARSVATEMHSGFREVRYGWPMNLRRPKAHKPLDAEGDMQRARIETIWRQCREQYGKGGPFLFGHFTAADAMYAPVVTRFDTYGGKLAPDTRAYVDAVLATPAMRHWYAEAAKETWPEPGPDE from the coding sequence TTGGCTGAATTTACGCTCATCATCGCCAACAAGTGCTTTTCGTCCTGGTCGCTGAGGCCATGGGTGGCGATGAAGCATCTGGAGATCCCGTTCGAGGAAGGTTTCGTGCGCCTGCGCACGCCCGAGACTTTTGCCAATCTGGCGAAAGTGTCGCCGACCGGCCTGGTGCCAGTGTTGAATCACAATGGCAGGATCGTCTGGGAAACCCTTGCCATCCTTGAATATCTGGCCGACCTGTTTCCTGAGAAAAAACTTTGGCCGCAGGATATCGGCGCCCGCGCCTTGGCTCGCTCGGTGGCGACCGAGATGCATTCCGGCTTTCGCGAGGTGCGCTATGGCTGGCCGATGAATTTGCGCCGGCCGAAGGCCCACAAGCCGCTCGACGCCGAAGGCGACATGCAGCGCGCGCGCATCGAAACGATCTGGCGCCAGTGCCGGGAACAATACGGCAAGGGCGGCCCCTTCCTGTTCGGTCATTTCACCGCGGCCGATGCCATGTATGCACCTGTCGTCACCCGCTTCGACACCTATGGCGGCAAGCTCGCGCCCGACACGCGCGCCTATGTCGACGCCGTGTTGGCAACGCCGGCGATGCGGCACTGGTATGCGGAAGCAGCGAAGGAGACCTGGCCGGAACCCGGCCCGGACGAATAG
- a CDS encoding CsbD family protein translates to MVNKDQVAGVAKQVKGSVKEAGGKATGNRQTQAEGTADKTAGKVQKVYGDVKDKIKKAL, encoded by the coding sequence ATGGTGAACAAGGATCAGGTTGCCGGCGTGGCCAAGCAGGTCAAGGGCTCGGTCAAGGAGGCCGGCGGCAAGGCGACCGGCAACAGGCAGACCCAGGCCGAAGGCACGGCCGACAAGACCGCCGGCAAGGTGCAGAAGGTCTATGGCGACGTGAAGGACAAGATCAAAAAGGCGCTCTGA
- a CDS encoding TetR/AcrR family transcriptional regulator: MSAEIARAPKGPPRKRTNDPEGLRNKVLDIAEASFQARGYHASALGELMTTAGVSGGALHHHFPTKKALALAVIEERVAAALDETWINPVRAAGSAREGVRAVFEAVATELEQQGFVRGCPLNNLAHELSLADPDFRAALDDIFAGWRQAVADKVRADQQSGREQGTDPERFAALAIAAYSGAMSMAKAAQDASVLRDCLAELQGSSTPPFPSRAKRRRRILLRPGKP; this comes from the coding sequence ATGTCAGCAGAGATTGCTCGGGCTCCGAAAGGGCCGCCGCGAAAACGCACCAACGATCCCGAAGGGCTGCGCAACAAGGTGCTCGATATCGCCGAAGCGTCGTTCCAGGCGCGTGGCTATCATGCATCAGCTCTTGGCGAGTTGATGACGACCGCAGGCGTCAGCGGCGGCGCGCTGCATCATCATTTCCCGACCAAGAAGGCGCTCGCTCTGGCGGTGATCGAGGAGCGCGTGGCAGCGGCCCTCGATGAAACCTGGATCAACCCTGTACGGGCGGCAGGCTCGGCGCGCGAAGGCGTGCGCGCGGTGTTCGAGGCGGTGGCGACCGAGCTTGAGCAGCAAGGCTTCGTGCGCGGCTGTCCGCTCAACAATCTGGCGCATGAACTGTCGCTCGCTGACCCGGATTTCCGCGCCGCTCTGGACGATATCTTTGCCGGATGGCGTCAGGCGGTTGCCGACAAGGTGCGAGCCGACCAGCAGTCGGGGAGGGAGCAGGGCACCGACCCCGAGCGCTTTGCGGCACTCGCCATCGCCGCCTATTCCGGCGCCATGTCGATGGCCAAGGCGGCACAGGATGCCAGCGTGCTGCGCGATTGCCTGGCCGAACTTCAAGGCAGCTCAACGCCGCCATTCCCGAGCAGAGCGAAGCGGCGTCGCAGGATCCTGCTGCGGCCGGGAAAACCTTGA